From a single candidate division WOR-3 bacterium genomic region:
- a CDS encoding archease: MQFRIRTSAFSILHSDFCLDPHTLSLCPFIPVRPKPLSPRTPEPLAYRLLEHTSDIRVEIYGTDLKELFANAATCLFDLTLDRKKVRVVRSVPVSLESADLPELFLDWLRELLFLFSAHSLAIRQVEIASVEPTKVQATVFGEEFDAGRHGLKVEVKTPTYHEYRIDTTDEGYQATIVLDV; this comes from the coding sequence CTGCAGTTCCGAATTCGCACTTCTGCCTTCTCGATTCTGCATTCTGACTTCTGCCTTGATCCGCACACTCTATCCCTCTGTCCCTTTATCCCTGTCCGGCCCAAACCCTTGAGCCCCAGGACCCCCGAACCCCTGGCCTATCGCCTTCTAGAACACACTTCCGATATCAGAGTGGAGATCTACGGCACCGATCTCAAGGAGCTCTTCGCCAACGCGGCAACCTGCCTGTTTGATCTGACCCTGGATCGGAAGAAGGTGCGCGTGGTCCGCTCCGTCCCGGTCTCTCTGGAATCGGCTGACCTGCCGGAGCTATTCCTCGACTGGCTGCGCGAGCTCCTATTCCTCTTTTCCGCCCACTCGCTCGCTATTCGCCAGGTAGAGATCGCCTCCGTCGAGCCGACCAAGGTCCAGGCAACCGTCTTTGGCGAGGAATTCGACGCCGGGCGCCACGGTCTCAAGGTCGAAGTCAAGACACCGACCTATCACGAGTACCGGATCGACACGACCGACGAAGGCTACCAGGCCACAATTGTCCTTGACGTCTAG
- a CDS encoding aminotransferase class V-fold PLP-dependent enzyme: MTRVYLDNNSTTPVDPRVAAAMEPYLHEVFGNPSNIHSFGRECAETMAEAREQVATFLGASPEEIFFTGGGSEADNWAVKGTAFARADHGKHVVCSAIEHSAVLESCRYLESVGFRATYLPVDRYGLVDPDAAKQALTPETALVSVMLANNEIGTIEPVAEIARICREAGVTSHTDAVAAAGKMRVDVKELGVDLLTISAHKLQGPKGVGALYIREGTKIHPLVHGGHQEKGLRGGTENVIGIAGLGKACEILKAEWQQNAEHERKLRDRLEQAIMARVPELILDGHPDKRLPNICHVCVGYVEGEALLMNLDMEGVAVASGSACSTGSAEPSPTIKAIGIPPLFANSPVRLSFGPGNTEAEIDYTIEVFDKVVARLRSISPIWNRRA, translated from the coding sequence ATGACCAGGGTATACCTCGACAACAACTCGACCACGCCGGTCGACCCACGCGTCGCAGCGGCGATGGAACCGTACCTGCATGAAGTCTTCGGTAATCCGTCCAACATACACAGCTTCGGCCGGGAGTGCGCGGAGACTATGGCGGAAGCGCGGGAGCAGGTCGCCACGTTTCTGGGGGCCAGTCCCGAAGAGATCTTCTTCACAGGCGGAGGCAGCGAGGCGGATAACTGGGCCGTGAAAGGCACGGCTTTCGCTCGGGCAGACCACGGAAAACACGTTGTCTGCAGTGCCATTGAGCACAGTGCGGTACTGGAGAGTTGTCGGTATCTCGAGTCGGTGGGATTCCGGGCGACGTACCTGCCGGTTGACCGCTATGGTCTAGTTGACCCGGACGCGGCGAAGCAGGCTTTGACGCCGGAGACGGCGCTGGTCTCGGTGATGCTCGCCAACAACGAGATCGGGACGATCGAGCCGGTTGCCGAGATTGCCCGGATTTGCCGCGAAGCCGGGGTTACCAGCCATACCGACGCGGTGGCCGCGGCCGGCAAGATGAGGGTCGATGTCAAGGAGTTGGGCGTCGACCTGCTGACCATTTCCGCGCACAAGCTGCAGGGTCCGAAAGGCGTGGGCGCGCTGTATATCCGCGAGGGTACGAAGATCCACCCGCTGGTGCACGGCGGCCACCAGGAGAAGGGACTGCGCGGCGGAACCGAGAACGTCATCGGCATAGCTGGCCTCGGCAAGGCGTGCGAGATCCTCAAGGCCGAATGGCAGCAGAACGCCGAACACGAGCGCAAGTTGCGCGACCGGCTGGAGCAGGCGATAATGGCGCGCGTTCCTGAGCTCATTCTGGACGGTCATCCCGACAAACGCCTGCCGAACATCTGCCACGTCTGCGTCGGCTACGTTGAGGGTGAGGCTCTGCTGATGAACCTCGACATGGAGGGTGTGGCAGTGGCGTCCGGGTCGGCCTGCTCGACCGGGAGCGCCGAGCCTTCGCCGACGATCAAGGCGATAGGCATTCCGCCGCTCTTCGCCAACTCGCCGGTGCGGCTGTCGTTCGGGCCGGGCAACACCGAGGCCGAGATAGACTACACCATTGAGGTTTTCGACAAAGTAGTGGCCCGGCTCCGTTCAATATCGCCGATCTGGAATCGGCGAGCCTGA